A portion of the uncultured Draconibacterium sp. genome contains these proteins:
- a CDS encoding DUF4347 domain-containing protein, which yields MRNMKQNRGKYIQLLFLLAFGFALGAHAQTNPKNLVFIDKSLSDVEFLADNIDLPSSQIIYIDSENYEGLAKVNDEIQKYDDIQSIHIVGHGKHAELFIGHDSFYGDDIYANRSIFSSWKDHVSADADLMLYGCSIASTPEGKEFAENLSALTGMDIAASTNLTGQTSLGGDWSLEYTAGDVETPIAFSPDVENYENTLQSLDYADLRNYDEVDEGTAGDGVWTYPDGSGRTAYQSNNTSKPVYLLSTTSVLNKVFKGTIQVKAGETDNDDIGFAFGFQGVYDTYIWSWCKGDVVMEHRPNGGHLLYHKDDDPSFTVLPGTFLGVVDSEPWAAGSTYQVEILYTSNRIRIKVDGVEKFDVSATDAGVAQFPAGRFGFYNYSQGNVTFGNQQTAPGSDDPIPPTAQDDSYGMAPNTTLTVDRLEGILKNDYDANLDGFTIVKVSNVSHGTLNLNTSDGSFVYTPTTNYQGADEFTYKLVEDGTGEESAVRTVSFGVIDNNQAPTDIQLSNNEVSEGAPLNAVIGEFTTSDANNPQDEHDYVLTNSDGGNFILSGNKLLVNNSSLTAGSRTIQVTSSDLFGESFTKSFTISVLTNNIPTSANSTIYTSKNADYTFSISDFPFSDDDTEDTFGGIRIETTETAGDLEYNGSDVFTASIIDDITKLVFRSPVDAAGAPYSSFTFKVFDSKGGISSSTYTMSINVVDAVTWTGTTDTDWNKATNWNPAVVPTVYVDATIPASGVSNFPVVNSAATAIVKNLTNNSTTNSAITVQAGGKLTINGTYTTVNGAEIKVTGAQ from the coding sequence ATGAGAAATATGAAACAAAACCGCGGAAAATACATCCAACTACTCTTTTTGTTGGCATTTGGATTCGCGCTTGGTGCCCATGCACAAACAAATCCCAAAAACTTGGTTTTTATTGACAAGTCGCTATCCGACGTAGAATTTCTGGCCGACAATATTGATTTGCCATCATCGCAAATTATCTATATTGATTCAGAGAATTATGAAGGATTAGCAAAAGTTAATGATGAGATTCAGAAATATGACGATATTCAATCGATTCATATTGTTGGGCATGGTAAACATGCAGAGTTATTTATAGGACATGACAGTTTTTATGGCGATGATATTTATGCCAATCGCTCTATTTTTAGTAGCTGGAAAGATCATGTTTCGGCAGATGCAGACTTAATGCTTTATGGGTGCTCTATTGCAAGTACTCCAGAAGGCAAAGAATTTGCAGAAAACCTTTCGGCTTTAACTGGAATGGATATTGCTGCATCCACCAATTTAACTGGGCAGACGTCACTGGGAGGAGATTGGAGCCTGGAATACACTGCCGGAGATGTCGAAACTCCTATTGCATTTTCTCCTGATGTTGAAAACTATGAAAATACATTACAAAGTTTAGATTATGCCGATTTAAGAAATTACGATGAAGTAGATGAAGGTACAGCCGGAGATGGTGTTTGGACATACCCCGATGGAAGTGGAAGAACAGCCTATCAGTCAAATAATACCTCAAAGCCAGTGTATTTGTTGAGTACAACAAGTGTTCTCAATAAAGTTTTTAAAGGCACAATTCAAGTTAAGGCAGGAGAGACTGACAATGATGATATCGGTTTTGCCTTTGGTTTTCAGGGAGTATATGATACATATATTTGGTCTTGGTGTAAGGGAGATGTTGTGATGGAGCACAGACCAAATGGAGGTCATTTGCTTTATCACAAAGACGACGATCCTTCGTTTACCGTTCTTCCTGGGACATTTCTTGGAGTGGTAGATTCAGAGCCTTGGGCTGCTGGAAGTACTTATCAAGTTGAGATTTTATATACCAGCAACAGAATACGTATAAAGGTTGATGGTGTAGAGAAGTTTGACGTCTCGGCAACAGATGCCGGAGTTGCTCAATTTCCTGCAGGACGGTTCGGTTTTTATAACTATTCGCAGGGAAATGTAACTTTCGGAAATCAGCAAACGGCACCCGGTTCCGACGATCCAATACCGCCTACTGCGCAAGATGATTCCTACGGAATGGCACCAAATACAACTTTAACAGTTGACCGTTTGGAGGGGATTCTAAAAAATGATTATGATGCTAATTTAGATGGTTTTACCATTGTAAAAGTTTCAAATGTTAGTCATGGAACTCTAAATCTCAATACAAGTGATGGTAGTTTTGTTTACACCCCAACAACCAATTACCAGGGAGCTGATGAGTTTACCTACAAACTTGTTGAAGATGGAACGGGAGAAGAGTCTGCTGTTCGTACTGTGTCATTCGGGGTAATCGATAACAATCAGGCTCCAACCGACATTCAGCTATCGAATAACGAAGTAAGCGAAGGGGCACCGTTAAATGCGGTAATCGGAGAGTTCACTACTTCTGATGCCAATAATCCGCAAGATGAGCATGATTATGTATTAACAAACAGCGATGGGGGAAATTTTATCTTAAGCGGGAATAAATTGTTGGTTAATAATTCATCTCTTACGGCTGGGAGCAGAACAATCCAAGTAACATCAAGCGATTTATTTGGAGAATCTTTTACCAAATCTTTCACCATCTCAGTTTTAACTAATAACATTCCAACAAGTGCAAATTCAACAATTTATACAAGTAAGAATGCAGATTACACTTTTTCCATAAGTGATTTCCCATTTTCGGATGACGATACAGAGGATACTTTTGGTGGTATAAGAATTGAAACAACAGAAACAGCCGGCGACTTAGAATACAATGGCTCTGATGTTTTCACCGCATCGATTATCGATGATATTACCAAACTGGTATTTCGTTCGCCTGTTGATGCAGCAGGAGCACCTTATTCCTCTTTCACGTTTAAAGTATTCGATTCAAAAGGCGGAATAAGTTCTTCTACCTATACAATGAGTATAAATGTTGTTGATGCAGTAACCTGGACCGGAACAACTGATACCGACTGGAACAAAGCAACAAACTGGAATCCTGCAGTTGTGCCAACAGTATATGTAGATGCAACAATTCCGGCAAGCGGAGTTTCAAATTTTCCGGTGGTGAATTCTGCAGCTACTGCAATCGTAAAAAACCTTACAAATAATTCAACAACAAATAGTGCAATTACTGTTCAGGCAGGTGGAAAGCTAACTATTAATGGAACATACACTACTGTTAATGGTGCCGAAATTAAGGTTACAGGAGCACAATAA
- a CDS encoding lectin-like protein: MLYVDTKFKKLKRQVTLTVFAIVFVLFSSNSANAQSLTTNPVGSYEAASSGASVNVGATVTVGTGSTTLTAATIDIAGNYSSGDVLKINNSTSGTDSGLSFSFNSETGTMNISGIANEATYQTVLRKVTFNTTSTNTSLRTITFSLNAAVPYSGNGHYYEFINDPVNWFTAVTNAAGRTYFGLQGYLVTVTSSGESDFVKGKLAGAQGWLGASDAANEGEWKWVTGPEGAANGGNGTLLVYTNWNDGEPNDANGEDYGQFVTSGMWNDLNGTSGLGYVVEYGGSSGDPAVQISDDVTVVVVTNPTGVSATETTICQGESTTLTAQGTQGTVHWYTGSCGGSQVGTGNTIAVYPLQTTTYYARNEVDGTYSTGCASITITVNPLLQYRSKQSGDWRVAGNWEQFNGTSWVTATSYPGEISNECGSPIVTVQSTHTMTLYSGSISIPNLSIETDGLVRKNTIATLEIVDQLIMKEDADGGIQVVSIEL, translated from the coding sequence ATGCTTTATGTTGACACAAAATTTAAAAAGCTAAAGAGACAAGTAACATTGACAGTTTTTGCCATTGTTTTTGTTTTATTTTCATCAAATAGTGCTAACGCCCAGTCATTAACAACAAATCCAGTAGGTAGTTATGAAGCAGCTTCAAGCGGAGCATCAGTAAACGTGGGTGCAACGGTTACAGTTGGTACAGGCAGTACAACACTTACTGCAGCAACTATTGATATTGCAGGGAATTATAGTTCAGGAGATGTTCTAAAGATTAACAATTCAACAAGTGGCACAGATAGTGGCTTAAGTTTTTCATTCAATTCCGAAACAGGAACTATGAACATCTCCGGAATAGCTAATGAAGCGACTTATCAGACTGTTCTGCGAAAGGTAACTTTTAATACCACATCAACTAACACCAGTTTACGTACCATAACCTTTAGTTTAAATGCTGCGGTTCCATATAGTGGCAATGGGCACTATTACGAATTTATAAACGATCCTGTTAATTGGTTTACCGCGGTAACTAATGCAGCTGGAAGAACATATTTTGGATTACAGGGGTATTTGGTCACTGTAACTTCATCTGGTGAAAGTGATTTTGTAAAAGGTAAATTGGCCGGAGCACAAGGTTGGCTCGGTGCCAGTGATGCCGCAAATGAAGGCGAATGGAAGTGGGTAACAGGCCCTGAAGGTGCCGCAAATGGGGGGAATGGAACTTTATTAGTTTATACAAATTGGAATGATGGGGAACCAAACGACGCAAACGGTGAAGACTATGGACAATTTGTAACGTCGGGCATGTGGAACGATCTTAACGGTACTTCAGGCTTAGGTTATGTTGTTGAATACGGAGGATCCTCAGGCGATCCGGCAGTACAAATTTCTGATGATGTAACAGTAGTTGTTGTTACCAACCCTACAGGAGTCTCAGCAACAGAAACTACCATTTGTCAGGGAGAAAGCACAACGCTAACAGCACAAGGAACACAGGGCACGGTGCATTGGTACACCGGTAGTTGTGGCGGTAGCCAAGTTGGAACCGGTAATACAATTGCCGTTTATCCATTGCAGACAACTACTTACTATGCCCGCAACGAAGTGGATGGCACATACAGCACAGGGTGCGCATCAATAACAATTACAGTTAATCCGCTTTTGCAATATCGCAGTAAGCAAAGTGGCGATTGGAGAGTGGCAGGCAACTGGGAACAATTTAATGGTACTAGTTGGGTAACAGCCACAAGCTATCCCGGCGAAATAAGTAATGAGTGCGGCTCGCCAATCGTTACAGTTCAATCAACGCATACAATGACATTGTATTCAGGTTCAATTTCAATTCCTAACCTCAGTATTGAAACAGATGGCTTGGTTCGGAAAAATACGATTGCAACACTTGAGATTGTTGATCAGCTGATTATGAAGGAAGATGCTGATGGTGGAATTCAAGTTGTATCAATTGAATTGTAG
- a CDS encoding MBG domain-containing protein yields MKKIYKQQLLKKAVYRMALFLGVLLWGSISSFAQSYDLPIQGGDVVRCGAGELTLEVEWSGESLDPNNVKWYTEPFYGTPIATGLSYNTGYIEFTQTYFVDYIGDGGCGQCDRLMIRAVINDQAIDPQISYSNLVICNNLDKEFIPTIVGASSGSFSVSPTTGLSVNGTTGVFNPNGSTEGSYTITFDPVDVIGCNTSAVSTIVTISAALEEPVITYGDPANFCSTGDPVSVIKSAGADGGTYSSYPSGLTIDASTGTITPETSASGDYIVSYTVSGSGGCEPVEGTASVSIKQLPVITDFSYASPFCGSSASQELPTLIVENDYTPGANPYSYTAVTEGAILALNTSSGAIDPSGSDAGTYTITYTIPAATPCGEVTGTTSVEVYPVSAATISTDKTTEFVGEAAPVVTMTGSVGPAPYTFTGRLDIGSGEEIISGTEFEMTTANAETATVEITQSTEVAEVYTYHLLSVTDANGCTVDIENESVVITINDIPNVDFAYEGSPYCTNGGIATPSGSTSGAFSCADNNLDLNTETGEITLASSTAGTYVVTQTLNGYSSTAEVVISRLPNASFAYSAIEFCPTAGEVAPSSINDIGVFTADDPVVVFAEGEGVDPGTINTLFTPPGTYTITNTIQAANGCIEVSASTQITINASPNYTGNRAYSICSGETTSVIHDADIEGATFSWTVGAVSGSITGASDGSGSTIEQTLVNPSNTAAGTVEYIVTPSDASGCGDGIPTTVVVTVNPLPETPTAVDNTVVYDGTEMVAGASSTVIAGVEAAVINWYTTETGTTTTTSPTGTNVGTYTAWAEAKFESTGCISSGRTLVTLTITPRPLTASSTIDDKIYNGSSVTGTVNLGTVSNLVSGEDLSISASATDFANANAESGKSTTISYSLSDGTNGDASNYSMANLGTTGNILKKELTVTADAKTKVYGESNPALTYQYSGFVNSETSDVLTTEPTASTTVDATTDVGTHIDAITVSGGVDDNYSFTYVANDFTVTAVTITVTADDIIRGVGETTPAYSYTMTGFKNAETEAGLRTASSLSGTVTFTDNTSGSTAVGSYTITPVVTALAATNYTFTASNGTLTISNVVVESTGGTTRAGYSSLDAAYTAINAGTHTGDIVIHVYANTSETATATLNSSGTGAASYTSVAIVAENDVTITGTSSPLMILGN; encoded by the coding sequence ATGAAAAAGATTTACAAACAACAGCTTCTTAAAAAGGCAGTGTATCGGATGGCATTGTTTTTAGGAGTATTGCTATGGGGAAGCATTTCTTCATTCGCACAAAGTTATGATCTTCCTATTCAGGGAGGTGATGTTGTTAGGTGTGGAGCTGGCGAATTAACTCTGGAAGTTGAATGGTCGGGCGAATCACTGGATCCGAATAATGTTAAATGGTATACCGAACCGTTTTACGGAACTCCTATTGCAACCGGGTTGAGTTACAATACCGGATACATTGAGTTTACGCAAACATATTTTGTCGATTATATTGGGGACGGCGGTTGCGGTCAGTGCGACCGTTTAATGATTCGTGCAGTAATTAACGATCAAGCCATCGATCCGCAGATTTCGTATAGTAACCTGGTAATTTGTAACAATCTTGATAAAGAGTTTATTCCAACCATTGTTGGTGCCAGTAGCGGAAGTTTCAGCGTTTCACCAACAACAGGACTTTCAGTTAATGGAACAACAGGAGTATTTAACCCTAATGGTTCAACGGAAGGAAGTTATACAATTACTTTCGATCCGGTAGATGTAATCGGATGTAACACATCGGCAGTAAGTACCATCGTAACCATTTCTGCGGCACTGGAAGAGCCGGTTATTACTTACGGCGATCCGGCTAATTTTTGTTCAACAGGAGATCCCGTTAGCGTAATTAAATCGGCTGGTGCTGATGGCGGAACTTATTCTTCTTATCCTTCAGGATTAACGATTGACGCTTCAACCGGAACCATAACTCCCGAAACCAGTGCCTCAGGCGATTACATCGTGTCGTATACTGTTTCAGGAAGTGGAGGATGTGAGCCTGTTGAGGGAACCGCTTCCGTAAGTATAAAACAATTACCTGTAATAACTGACTTTTCGTATGCCAGTCCGTTTTGTGGATCTTCGGCGTCTCAGGAATTGCCAACTTTAATTGTTGAAAATGATTATACTCCAGGAGCTAATCCTTATAGTTACACGGCAGTAACAGAAGGAGCAATACTTGCACTGAATACTTCGTCAGGAGCAATTGATCCTTCTGGCAGTGATGCCGGAACGTATACAATTACTTATACAATTCCTGCTGCTACACCTTGTGGCGAAGTTACAGGAACAACAAGTGTTGAGGTTTATCCTGTGTCGGCAGCTACAATTTCAACCGATAAAACAACTGAATTTGTTGGCGAGGCTGCACCGGTTGTAACCATGACCGGAAGTGTTGGGCCAGCACCATATACATTTACCGGAAGATTAGATATTGGAAGTGGTGAGGAAATAATTTCCGGAACTGAATTTGAAATGACAACGGCGAATGCAGAAACAGCTACGGTTGAAATTACGCAATCTACCGAGGTTGCGGAAGTTTATACCTACCACCTGCTTAGTGTTACTGATGCAAATGGCTGCACCGTTGACATTGAAAACGAATCAGTAGTTATAACAATCAATGATATTCCAAATGTTGATTTTGCATACGAAGGTTCGCCCTATTGCACCAATGGAGGAATAGCTACACCTTCAGGTAGTACAAGCGGAGCTTTTAGTTGTGCCGATAATAATCTTGATTTGAATACAGAAACAGGAGAAATTACATTGGCAAGTAGTACAGCCGGAACTTATGTTGTAACTCAAACATTAAATGGCTATTCATCAACCGCAGAAGTGGTTATTTCTCGTTTGCCAAATGCAAGCTTTGCATACAGCGCAATTGAGTTTTGTCCGACGGCCGGCGAAGTAGCGCCAAGCTCAATAAATGATATTGGTGTATTTACTGCAGACGATCCGGTTGTGGTTTTTGCTGAAGGCGAAGGAGTAGATCCCGGAACCATTAATACCTTGTTTACTCCACCAGGTACTTACACAATAACCAATACCATACAGGCTGCCAACGGTTGTATTGAAGTTAGTGCTTCAACTCAAATAACTATAAATGCTTCTCCTAATTACACCGGAAACCGCGCTTATTCTATCTGTAGTGGCGAAACAACATCGGTTATTCATGATGCCGACATTGAGGGGGCTACATTCTCATGGACCGTAGGAGCAGTAAGCGGTAGCATTACCGGAGCTTCTGATGGATCAGGTTCAACCATTGAACAAACTTTAGTGAATCCGTCAAATACAGCTGCCGGAACTGTTGAATACATTGTAACACCATCAGATGCAAGTGGGTGTGGAGACGGAATCCCAACAACAGTTGTTGTAACAGTAAATCCGTTACCCGAAACACCAACAGCAGTTGATAATACGGTGGTTTACGATGGCACTGAAATGGTTGCCGGTGCTTCTTCAACAGTTATTGCAGGAGTTGAGGCTGCAGTGATTAACTGGTATACAACAGAAACCGGAACAACTACTACCACATCTCCAACCGGAACAAATGTAGGTACCTATACCGCATGGGCTGAGGCTAAATTTGAATCTACCGGCTGTATTAGTTCCGGAAGAACATTGGTTACACTAACAATAACTCCACGGCCATTAACCGCATCAAGCACGATTGATGATAAAATTTATAATGGTTCTTCGGTTACCGGAACAGTTAATCTTGGAACTGTAAGCAACCTGGTTTCAGGAGAAGATTTAAGCATTTCAGCCAGTGCAACAGATTTTGCCAATGCTAATGCTGAAAGCGGTAAGAGTACTACAATATCCTATTCATTATCAGACGGAACAAACGGCGATGCATCGAATTACAGTATGGCCAATTTGGGAACAACTGGTAATATTCTCAAAAAAGAATTAACTGTAACTGCAGATGCAAAAACAAAGGTTTACGGAGAGTCTAATCCGGCTCTAACATATCAGTACTCGGGTTTTGTAAACAGCGAAACTTCAGATGTATTAACTACCGAACCAACGGCATCAACCACAGTTGACGCTACTACGGATGTTGGTACACATATCGATGCAATTACAGTAAGTGGGGGTGTAGATGACAACTACAGCTTTACTTATGTTGCCAATGACTTTACTGTTACCGCTGTAACAATAACTGTTACTGCAGATGATATAATACGCGGAGTTGGAGAAACAACTCCTGCATACAGTTATACGATGACTGGATTTAAAAACGCTGAAACTGAAGCAGGTCTGCGAACAGCAAGCTCGCTTTCGGGAACTGTTACATTTACAGATAACACCAGTGGTTCAACTGCTGTAGGAAGCTATACGATTACTCCTGTTGTTACAGCTTTAGCAGCCACAAATTACACGTTTACTGCATCTAACGGAACATTAACAATATCCAATGTTGTTGTTGAATCAACCGGAGGCACAACACGCGCCGGTTATTCTTCTCTTGATGCTGCCTATACCGCAATTAATGCAGGTACGCATACCGGCGATATTGTTATTCATGTTTATGCTAATACATCAGAAACGGCAACCGCTACGCTAAATTCAAGCGGAACAGGGGCTGCTAGTTACACCTCGGTAGCTATAGTTGCCGAAAACGATGTAACTATTACGGGAACTTCAAGCCCATTGATGATTTTGGGTAATTAA